A single Pseudosulfitobacter pseudonitzschiae DNA region contains:
- a CDS encoding NIPSNAP family protein: protein MIYDHRTYICRPGMIKKHLELYGTYGYPTQRRILGVPVMFAQVETGDVNSFVHVWRYDDATDRAERRKQLAADADWQDYLKRSAEAGYLVSQINKILTPAPFVEG, encoded by the coding sequence ATGATTTACGATCATCGCACCTATATCTGCCGCCCCGGCATGATCAAAAAGCATCTGGAGCTTTACGGCACCTATGGCTATCCGACCCAGCGGCGGATTTTGGGGGTGCCGGTGATGTTTGCGCAGGTCGAAACCGGGGACGTAAATTCTTTCGTGCATGTCTGGCGCTATGACGACGCTACCGACCGCGCCGAGCGGCGTAAACAACTGGCGGCGGACGCCGATTGGCAGGACTATCTGAAACGCAGCGCCGAGGCGGGCTATCTGGTTAGTCAGATCAACAAGATCCTGACGCCTGCTCCCTTCGTAGAAGGCTAG
- a CDS encoding aldehyde dehydrogenase (NADP(+)) — protein MTDFAPHGKHLIAGEWVAGETTFENEPASGASDTFSVGTPTHVDMACAAAEDAFWSYGYSTRAERAAFLNAIADEIEARAEAITDIGSRESGLPTARLQGERGRTTGQLRLFAEHITGGAYLDRRVDAALPDRQPAPRPEIRLMQRPIGPVAVFGASNFPLAFSTAGGDTAAALAAGCPVVVKGHSAHPGTGEIIAEAIHAAIKSCGIHPGVFSLIQGGKRDVGQALVQHPLIKAVGFTGSLAGGRALFDLCAQRPEPIPFFGELGSVNPMFILPNAASARGAEIGTGWAGSLTMGAGQFCTNPGIAVVEKGADGDAFVAAAKSALEKADGQTMLTDGIAKAYRDGQARFTGRNAVKPLLETKSEGRTANPNLFETDADTYLQDHALGEEVFGPLGLVVRVNSADDMRELAKGFEGQLTATIHMDDADADAARALLPVLERKAGRVLVNGFPTGVEVSEAMVHGGPYPASTNFGATSVGTMSIRRFLRPVSYQNVPTSIMSDDLRDV, from the coding sequence ATGACTGATTTTGCCCCCCACGGAAAACACCTGATCGCTGGCGAGTGGGTCGCTGGAGAAACCACATTTGAAAACGAGCCCGCCAGCGGCGCCAGCGACACGTTCTCGGTCGGTACCCCTACACACGTCGACATGGCATGTGCCGCCGCAGAAGACGCGTTCTGGTCCTACGGCTATTCCACCCGCGCCGAACGCGCCGCGTTTCTGAACGCCATCGCGGACGAGATCGAAGCCCGCGCCGAAGCAATCACCGACATCGGCAGCCGCGAATCCGGTCTGCCCACAGCGCGCCTTCAGGGTGAACGAGGCCGCACCACGGGCCAGTTGCGCCTGTTCGCAGAACATATCACCGGCGGTGCCTATCTGGATCGCCGCGTTGACGCTGCCCTGCCAGACCGCCAGCCCGCGCCACGCCCCGAAATCCGCCTGATGCAGCGGCCCATCGGCCCTGTCGCGGTCTTTGGCGCGTCGAACTTTCCGCTGGCCTTCTCGACTGCGGGGGGCGACACCGCAGCTGCACTGGCCGCAGGCTGTCCCGTCGTGGTCAAGGGCCACTCGGCCCATCCCGGCACCGGCGAAATCATCGCCGAAGCAATCCATGCCGCCATCAAATCCTGCGGCATCCATCCCGGAGTGTTCTCCCTCATCCAGGGCGGAAAACGCGACGTGGGTCAGGCGCTGGTCCAACACCCGCTGATCAAGGCCGTAGGTTTCACCGGATCGCTGGCCGGTGGCCGCGCGCTGTTCGACCTGTGCGCCCAACGCCCCGAACCGATCCCCTTTTTCGGCGAGCTGGGTTCAGTCAACCCGATGTTCATCCTGCCCAATGCCGCATCGGCACGCGGCGCTGAAATCGGCACAGGCTGGGCAGGTTCGCTGACAATGGGCGCAGGCCAGTTCTGCACCAACCCCGGCATCGCCGTGGTGGAAAAAGGGGCCGATGGCGATGCCTTCGTAGCCGCCGCAAAATCGGCACTGGAAAAGGCCGACGGACAGACGATGCTAACCGATGGCATCGCAAAAGCCTACCGCGACGGGCAGGCCCGCTTTACCGGACGCAACGCCGTGAAGCCGCTGCTGGAAACCAAAAGCGAGGGGCGCACCGCAAACCCCAACCTGTTTGAAACCGACGCCGACACCTATCTGCAGGATCACGCCTTGGGCGAAGAAGTGTTCGGGCCGCTGGGTCTGGTCGTGCGCGTCAACTCTGCCGACGACATGCGCGAACTGGCCAAAGGTTTCGAAGGCCAACTGACCGCCACCATCCACATGGACGACGCCGATGCCGATGCCGCGCGCGCGCTGCTGCCGGTTCTGGAACGCAAGGCCGGTCGCGTGCTGGTCAACGGCTTTCCCACCGGTGTGGAAGTCAGCGAAGCGATGGTACACGGCGGCCCCTACCCTGCGTCGACAAACTTTGGCGCGACCTCGGTGGGCACCATGTCCATCCGCCGCTTCCTGCGGCCGGTGTCCTATCAGAACGTGCCCACGTCGATCATGTCCGACGATCTGCGCGACGTCTGA
- a CDS encoding 2-hydroxyacid dehydrogenase codes for MGAQTTKNNGGLIGPVAVLEPLPADMQAMVRSYATGLDLRFAPSASDADFAATVQGAPYIVARSLGLSAATLQQADAVRLIHQWGTGTDGIAVDVARARGIPVARSPGLNAPTVADLTLGLMIATLRRIPQIDLATRNGAWAPPALISGARDLNGMTVGLIGFGAIGQQVARRLQGFDCNVVYYQRSGPVQGRSERYATLDEIFSTCDLISLHAPLTDGTRNLVGAAQLAQMKAGSFLVNTARGGLVNEAALTRALQNGPLAAAGLDVFAQEPVNPDNPLLQLDNVVALPHVGGRTDDNIARMVAHWAANIRAFDAGHQIDPGCMVT; via the coding sequence ATGGGTGCACAGACCACAAAAAACAACGGCGGGCTGATCGGGCCCGTCGCCGTGCTTGAGCCACTGCCCGCCGACATGCAAGCGATGGTGCGCAGCTATGCTACCGGACTTGATCTGCGCTTTGCGCCCTCTGCATCAGACGCGGATTTCGCCGCCACCGTGCAAGGTGCGCCCTATATTGTGGCGCGCAGTCTGGGGCTGTCCGCCGCAACATTGCAACAGGCCGACGCGGTGCGTCTGATCCACCAATGGGGCACCGGAACCGACGGTATTGCAGTAGATGTCGCACGCGCACGCGGTATTCCCGTCGCCCGCAGTCCGGGGCTGAACGCGCCGACGGTGGCCGATCTGACGCTTGGGCTTATGATCGCCACGCTGCGCCGCATCCCGCAAATTGACCTCGCCACCCGCAATGGCGCTTGGGCTCCGCCCGCGCTGATCTCGGGCGCGCGTGACCTGAACGGCATGACCGTGGGGCTGATCGGCTTTGGCGCAATCGGACAACAAGTGGCCCGCCGTCTGCAAGGCTTTGATTGCAACGTCGTCTATTACCAGCGGTCCGGTCCCGTCCAAGGCCGCAGCGAACGTTATGCTACGCTGGACGAGATTTTCAGCACCTGCGACCTGATCAGCCTGCACGCGCCGTTGACCGACGGCACACGGAATCTGGTGGGCGCTGCCCAACTTGCGCAAATGAAGGCGGGTTCGTTTCTGGTCAACACCGCGCGCGGCGGGCTGGTGAACGAGGCCGCACTGACCCGCGCCCTGCAAAACGGCCCCCTTGCCGCAGCAGGTCTGGATGTCTTTGCCCAAGAGCCGGTGAACCCCGACAACCCCCTGTTACAATTGGACAATGTCGTCGCCCTGCCCCACGTCGGCGGGCGCACCGATGACAATATCGCGAGAATGGTGGCCCATTGGGCGGCCAATATCCGTGCATTTGACGCAGGCCATCAGATTGATCCCGGCTGTATGGTGACCTAG
- a CDS encoding ribonuclease activity regulator RraA — MNPETRKKLMNVSVATLATALYKRGLRNQVIQEVGPVARKGRNMVGPAFTLRYMPAREDRNQLVEFRNPEHPQRVAIETCPEGHVLVMDSRKDPRAASAGDILITRLMMRGGAGVVTDGGLRDAATIGGLDIPCYCNRPSSPTNLTLHEAIEINGPIGCGDAAVFPGDIVVGDDDCVIVIPAGIADEVADEAVEMTAYEDFVVEQVKGGAGIIGLYPGTKQENLDKFAEWRKANNR, encoded by the coding sequence ATGAACCCCGAAACCCGCAAAAAGCTGATGAACGTGTCGGTGGCGACGTTGGCGACCGCGCTGTACAAACGCGGCCTGCGCAATCAGGTGATTCAGGAAGTGGGGCCGGTTGCCCGCAAGGGGCGCAATATGGTCGGCCCTGCCTTTACACTGCGGTATATGCCCGCACGCGAAGACCGCAACCAGTTGGTCGAATTCCGCAACCCTGAACATCCGCAGCGGGTGGCGATCGAAACCTGCCCCGAAGGGCATGTTCTGGTAATGGACAGCCGCAAAGACCCCCGTGCCGCCAGTGCCGGCGACATTCTGATCACCCGTCTGATGATGCGGGGCGGGGCAGGGGTGGTGACCGATGGCGGGTTGCGCGATGCGGCAACGATCGGGGGGCTGGATATACCGTGCTATTGCAACCGTCCGTCCAGCCCGACCAACCTGACCCTGCACGAAGCCATCGAAATCAACGGCCCCATTGGCTGTGGCGATGCGGCGGTGTTTCCGGGCGATATTGTGGTGGGCGACGACGATTGCGTAATTGTCATCCCCGCAGGTATCGCGGACGAGGTCGCGGACGAGGCTGTGGAAATGACCGCCTATGAGGATTTTGTTGTCGAGCAGGTCAAAGGGGGCGCTGGCATTATTGGCCTTTACCCTGGAACAAAACAAGAGAACCTTGATAAATTCGCGGAGTGGCGCAAGGCCAACAACCGTTGA
- the araD gene encoding L-arabinonate dehydratase, which translates to MSQHKKTADQLRSARWFGPDDLRSFGHRSRMMQMGLSPEDWEGRPVIGILNTWSEMNPCHLHFRDRAEDVKKGIAQAGGLGLEIPTISIDESFTKPTSMLYRNMIAMETEETIRSHPLDGVVLMGGCDKSTPGLTMGAISAGVPFIFLPAGPMLRGNYAGKSLGSGSDAWKYWDERRAGTITSEEWVGVEGGIARSYGHCMTMGTASTMTAIAEAMGLCLPGASSIPAADAGHKRMSASCGRRIVDMVWEDLTPDKVITPAAVRNAAIVAMATGCSTNAVVHLLAMARRAGVSLELDDLDALGRTTPLIANIRPSGAEYLMEDFYFAGGLRALMDQLGDKLDRDAITCTGKPLADGIAGAPVYNDDVIRPLSNPVYKEGSLAVLRGNLCPDGAVIKPAACDPKFYHHEGPALVFDSYPEMKAAIDDENLDVTPDHVLVLRNAGPQGGPGFPEWGMLPMPKALLKQGHRDMLRISDARMSGTSYGACILHVAPEAFIGGPLALLKTGDIVRMDLEARTLDMLVDEDEITARRAVWVAPAPRYERGWGYMFQRHVGQADQGCDFDYLTTQFGAAAAEPDIH; encoded by the coding sequence ATGAGCCAGCACAAGAAAACCGCAGACCAGTTGCGCAGTGCGCGCTGGTTTGGCCCCGACGACCTGCGCAGCTTTGGCCACCGGTCGCGGATGATGCAGATGGGGCTGAGCCCTGAAGACTGGGAAGGCCGCCCCGTTATCGGCATTCTGAACACATGGTCCGAGATGAACCCTTGCCACCTGCATTTCCGCGACCGCGCCGAAGATGTGAAAAAGGGCATCGCGCAGGCGGGCGGATTGGGGTTGGAAATCCCTACCATCTCGATCGACGAGAGTTTTACCAAACCCACGTCGATGCTGTACCGCAATATGATCGCGATGGAGACCGAGGAAACCATCCGGTCGCATCCGCTGGACGGTGTGGTGCTGATGGGTGGCTGTGACAAATCCACCCCCGGTCTGACGATGGGGGCGATCAGCGCGGGTGTGCCGTTTATCTTTCTGCCTGCGGGTCCGATGCTGCGCGGCAATTATGCGGGCAAGTCGCTGGGGTCGGGATCGGATGCGTGGAAATACTGGGACGAGCGGCGCGCCGGTACGATTACATCAGAGGAATGGGTGGGTGTCGAAGGCGGCATCGCGCGGTCCTACGGCCACTGCATGACGATGGGCACGGCCTCGACGATGACCGCGATTGCCGAAGCGATGGGCCTGTGCCTGCCCGGTGCATCGTCGATCCCTGCGGCGGACGCGGGCCACAAACGCATGAGCGCATCGTGCGGGCGGCGCATTGTTGATATGGTCTGGGAGGATCTGACGCCGGACAAGGTGATCACCCCCGCCGCTGTGCGCAATGCGGCGATTGTGGCGATGGCAACGGGGTGTTCAACCAACGCGGTTGTGCACTTGCTGGCGATGGCACGCCGTGCCGGTGTGTCGCTGGAACTGGATGATCTGGACGCGCTGGGGCGCACCACACCGCTGATCGCCAACATCCGCCCGTCGGGGGCCGAATACCTGATGGAAGATTTCTATTTCGCAGGGGGGTTGCGCGCATTGATGGACCAACTGGGCGACAAACTGGACCGCGATGCGATTACCTGCACGGGCAAGCCGCTGGCGGACGGGATTGCGGGCGCACCCGTCTATAATGACGACGTGATCCGCCCGCTGTCGAACCCTGTCTATAAAGAAGGGTCGTTGGCCGTTCTGCGTGGCAACCTGTGCCCCGATGGTGCAGTCATCAAGCCCGCGGCCTGTGATCCGAAATTCTACCACCACGAAGGCCCCGCGCTGGTCTTCGACAGTTATCCCGAGATGAAGGCGGCCATCGACGACGAGAATCTGGACGTGACGCCCGATCATGTTCTGGTGCTGCGCAACGCGGGGCCCCAAGGTGGCCCCGGCTTTCCAGAATGGGGGATGCTGCCGATGCCCAAGGCGCTGCTGAAGCAGGGACACCGCGACATGCTGCGGATTTCCGATGCGAGGATGTCGGGCACATCCTATGGCGCGTGTATCCTGCATGTGGCCCCCGAAGCGTTCATCGGGGGCCCGCTGGCGCTGCTGAAAACCGGTGATATTGTCCGAATGGACCTTGAGGCGCGGACGCTGGACATGCTGGTGGACGAAGACGAGATCACCGCCCGCCGTGCCGTATGGGTGGCCCCTGCACCGCGCTATGAACGCGGATGGGGTTATATGTTCCAGCGTCATGTCGGGCAGGCCGATCAGGGCTGTGATTTCGATTATCTGACAACGCAATTCGGGGCGGCCGCGGCCGAGCCGGACATTCACTAA
- the larB gene encoding nickel pincer cofactor biosynthesis protein LarB — protein MSDSGNDADPHVTFDRQRADRIGIEEAVLCGHKTDAQVAAILGDAVTEGRRLLLTRLDPAQHASLPEDLRKSLDYCALSRTGILGDIPALAQTPHIALVSAGTSDFGPMSEAKRVLAYSGLDATAISDVGVAGLWRLLAREEQLRQMGIVIVFAGMDAALPSVLAGLVPGVVIGVPTSVGYGVATGGRVALDAMLASCAAGVTVVNIDNGYGAATAAVRFANMMRRVAVAG, from the coding sequence ATGTCTGACAGCGGAAATGACGCAGACCCTCATGTGACTTTCGACCGCCAGCGCGCGGACCGGATTGGCATAGAAGAAGCCGTGCTGTGCGGACACAAGACCGACGCGCAGGTTGCGGCCATTCTGGGTGATGCCGTGACCGAAGGGCGGCGGTTGTTGCTGACCCGTCTGGACCCTGCGCAGCACGCCAGCCTGCCAGAGGATTTGCGCAAGTCGTTGGATTATTGCGCCCTGTCGCGCACCGGTATTCTGGGCGACATTCCCGCGCTGGCGCAGACACCGCACATCGCGTTGGTCAGTGCGGGCACCTCGGATTTTGGTCCGATGTCCGAGGCCAAGCGCGTGCTGGCCTACAGCGGTCTGGATGCTACAGCGATTTCCGATGTGGGCGTCGCAGGTTTGTGGCGTCTGCTGGCCCGTGAAGAGCAATTGCGGCAGATGGGCATCGTGATTGTTTTTGCGGGAATGGATGCGGCCTTGCCCTCGGTGCTGGCGGGGCTGGTGCCCGGTGTGGTGATCGGTGTGCCGACCTCGGTCGGGTACGGGGTGGCCACGGGCGGACGTGTGGCGCTGGATGCGATGCTGGCCAGTTGCGCCGCAGGTGTGACGGTGGTGAATATCGACAACGGTTACGGGGCGGCGACGGCTGCCGTGCGTTTCGCCAACATGATGCGCCGCGTGGCGGTGGCCGGATGA
- a CDS encoding FadR/GntR family transcriptional regulator translates to MSDLFDMSAPLARGATLGDQVTDVLRHNVVNGAWPVGSMLPSETTLAQDLNVSRTVVREAVSRLKAEGMLSSQQGRGAFVSSDRPQMGFAIDKQDVESLRKLSHILELRMGLEIEAAAFAAARASDAHRAEIQAAADMFDRSGVGTSGVSEGVEADLRFHRAVSDATGNDYYLGLFNYLGASLRETMLAGRLKAVERGGNSRDAVAEHHDIAAAIVAGDGDLARDRMRLHLQLSSQRLLGNLRPVKAAGA, encoded by the coding sequence GGGCCACGCTGGGCGACCAGGTGACCGATGTGCTGCGCCACAACGTGGTGAACGGCGCGTGGCCCGTGGGGTCTATGCTGCCCTCGGAAACCACATTGGCGCAAGATCTGAACGTCAGCCGTACCGTGGTGCGCGAGGCCGTATCGCGTTTGAAGGCCGAAGGGATGCTGTCCAGCCAGCAGGGGCGCGGGGCTTTTGTATCCAGTGACCGCCCGCAAATGGGTTTTGCCATCGACAAACAGGACGTGGAAAGCCTGCGTAAGCTGTCGCATATACTGGAATTGCGCATGGGGCTGGAGATCGAAGCTGCCGCCTTTGCCGCTGCGCGGGCCAGCGACGCACACCGCGCCGAAATTCAGGCGGCCGCCGACATGTTCGACCGCAGCGGCGTTGGCACCTCGGGTGTGTCCGAAGGGGTCGAGGCGGATTTGCGCTTTCATCGGGCGGTTTCGGATGCCACGGGCAATGACTACTATCTGGGATTGTTTAACTATTTGGGTGCCAGCCTGCGCGAAACCATGCTGGCAGGGCGGTTGAAGGCGGTGGAGCGTGGTGGCAACAGCCGCGATGCGGTGGCCGAGCATCATGATATTGCCGCAGCCATTGTCGCTGGCGACGGCGATCTGGCGCGCGACCGGATGCGGCTGCATCTGCAACTGTCCAGCCAGCGTCTTTTGGGTAATCTGCGACCCGTGAAAGCAGCAGGCGCATGA
- a CDS encoding adenine nucleotide alpha hydrolase, with protein MTLPAALHQALSRPDSLTVALSGGIDSLTLSAAAALVRGADNVTLCHAVSPAVPAAATARVHEFATERGLTLQLVKSGEFDDPSYRANPVNRCYFCKVNLYGTLSQMGDVVAAGTNTDDLADYRPGLIAADEHNVLHPFVDADMTKADVRALARILGLGELAELPAAPCLASRIETGLRVEPDELATIDRVETLLRDALGNITLRCRRMHSGWVIALDGGVFNALSAERRAGLQRMAQTAIGGDLPVTVQPYQQGSTFVHV; from the coding sequence ATGACACTGCCAGCCGCATTGCATCAAGCACTGAGCAGGCCGGATTCGCTGACTGTTGCGTTGAGCGGGGGCATTGACAGCCTGACCCTGTCGGCGGCCGCGGCTTTGGTGCGCGGGGCGGACAATGTGACGCTGTGCCATGCGGTTTCGCCTGCGGTGCCCGCCGCAGCGACGGCGCGGGTGCATGAATTTGCAACCGAACGGGGTTTGACCCTGCAACTGGTGAAATCCGGTGAGTTTGACGACCCGTCCTATCGCGCCAATCCGGTGAACCGCTGCTATTTCTGCAAGGTGAACCTGTATGGTACCCTGTCGCAGATGGGCGATGTGGTGGCGGCAGGGACTAACACCGATGACCTTGCCGATTACCGCCCCGGCTTGATCGCGGCGGATGAACACAACGTGCTGCACCCGTTTGTTGATGCGGATATGACTAAGGCGGACGTGCGGGCGCTGGCGCGTATCTTGGGTCTGGGGGAACTGGCCGAACTGCCCGCGGCGCCATGTCTGGCCAGCCGGATCGAAACCGGCCTGCGGGTGGAGCCGGACGAACTGGCAACGATCGACCGTGTGGAGACCCTGTTGCGGGATGCGTTGGGCAATATCACCCTGCGCTGCCGCCGGATGCACAGCGGCTGGGTGATAGCACTGGACGGGGGTGTTTTTAACGCTCTGAGTGCGGAACGCCGCGCCGGTTTGCAACGGATGGCGCAGACCGCAATCGGGGGCGATCTGCCCGTTACGGTGCAGCCCTATCAACAAGGGAGCACGTTTGTTCATGTCTGA
- a CDS encoding dihydrodipicolinate synthase family protein has protein sequence MTHNLEQALTGISGILVTPYDTEGDIAPDKLAPIIDRALGAGVHIPVVNGNTGEFYALTTDEACTMVREVAQMVAGRAPLLAGVGRGIRDACVLARASADAGADALMIHQPPDPFVSPRGTVDYIKAVREASGGLPVMLYLRNDAMGADGIARLCEVEGVKGVKWATPNPLNLARAIEVCPDHIVWVGGLAEVWAPPLYAVGARGFTSGLINVWPERSMDIHAALDGGDYPTANHLIDGMRAFEDIRAEEQNGTNVTGVKAGLMAIGLDCGPTRPPSAWPLTDQQQAVLDGFVATNNLKALQEKAA, from the coding sequence ATGACCCACAATCTTGAACAGGCACTGACTGGCATCTCGGGTATTCTGGTCACCCCCTATGATACCGAAGGCGACATTGCGCCCGACAAGCTGGCCCCGATCATTGATCGGGCGTTGGGTGCGGGCGTGCATATACCGGTGGTCAACGGCAACACCGGTGAATTCTACGCGCTGACCACAGACGAGGCTTGTACGATGGTGCGCGAGGTTGCGCAGATGGTTGCGGGCCGTGCGCCGTTGCTGGCGGGTGTCGGGCGCGGCATTCGTGACGCCTGTGTGCTAGCCCGTGCCAGTGCGGATGCGGGCGCCGATGCGCTGATGATTCACCAGCCGCCCGATCCCTTTGTGTCACCCCGTGGCACGGTTGATTACATCAAGGCGGTGCGCGAAGCTTCTGGCGGGCTGCCTGTCATGCTGTATCTGCGCAACGACGCGATGGGGGCTGACGGTATCGCGCGCCTGTGCGAGGTCGAAGGTGTGAAGGGTGTGAAATGGGCCACGCCCAATCCGCTGAATCTGGCACGCGCCATCGAAGTATGCCCCGATCACATCGTCTGGGTCGGGGGGCTGGCCGAAGTCTGGGCGCCGCCGCTTTATGCTGTGGGTGCGCGGGGGTTCACCTCAGGGCTGATAAACGTCTGGCCCGAGCGGTCGATGGACATTCACGCGGCCCTGGACGGCGGCGACTATCCCACCGCCAACCACCTGATCGACGGGATGCGTGCGTTTGAAGACATCCGCGCGGAAGAGCAAAATGGCACCAATGTGACGGGCGTCAAAGCGGGGTTGATGGCTATCGGGTTGGACTGCGGCCCGACGCGCCCGCCGTCGGCGTGGCCGCTGACCGATCAGCAGCAGGCGGTGCTGGACGGGTTTGTTGCGACCAACAATTTGAAAGCCTTGCAGGAGAAAGCGGCATGA
- a CDS encoding FadR/GntR family transcriptional regulator gives MDTPKLMIKKRQTLADQLYGQILEQIVSNTLKQGERLPSEHQIATAFGVSRPVVREALRKLQEDGLVEARRGVGSFVRRRPPEKLIEFANAGSVAGLMRAMEARMTVEHATARMAALRASQKDIARIESKLAELEASMQARTPSVEADYLFHRAIAEASGNHVFTIMLDSTRDAVTQAIDVAQKLTREGSQARIDTVMREHRQILEAIKSGDSEAAGVSMSYHLLQARQRVTDHSSNT, from the coding sequence ATGGACACTCCGAAGCTGATGATCAAGAAGCGGCAGACGCTGGCAGACCAGCTTTACGGCCAGATTTTGGAGCAGATCGTTTCGAACACGTTAAAACAGGGTGAACGCCTGCCTTCTGAACACCAGATTGCCACCGCCTTTGGCGTGTCGCGCCCCGTGGTGCGCGAGGCGTTGCGCAAACTGCAAGAGGACGGGTTGGTCGAAGCGCGGCGCGGGGTTGGATCGTTCGTGCGCCGCCGTCCGCCCGAAAAACTGATCGAATTTGCCAATGCCGGATCGGTGGCTGGACTGATGCGCGCAATGGAGGCGCGGATGACGGTGGAACACGCCACCGCCCGCATGGCCGCCCTGCGTGCCAGCCAGAAGGACATCGCCCGGATCGAAAGCAAGTTGGCCGAGCTTGAAGCGTCGATGCAGGCGCGCACGCCGTCGGTCGAGGCCGACTATTTGTTCCACCGCGCCATCGCAGAGGCATCGGGCAACCATGTGTTCACGATCATGCTGGACAGCACCCGTGACGCGGTGACCCAAGCCATCGACGTGGCCCAAAAGCTGACGCGCGAAGGATCCCAAGCGCGGATCGACACAGTGATGCGCGAGCACCGGCAAATTCTGGAAGCAATCAAATCCGGCGACAGCGAGGCGGCGGGCGTGTCGATGTCCTATCACCTGCTGCAAGCCCGCCAGCGGGTCACCGACCACAGCAGCAACACCTGA
- a CDS encoding HpcH/HpaI aldolase family protein — protein sequence MSLPTLRQTLTRNSRRVGYWLSLCSPTVTEIAAGSGADWLLVDMEHAPNDLSQISDHLRAANGAPSAAGAEVVVRPPVADQTMTKRLLDIGVRNLMFPMIQTAQDAARAVSWTRYPPQGVRGISATIRANNYARQGDYLATYADALCIIVQVETPEAVDNIPAIAATQGVNAIFIGPGDLAASMGHTGDTMASDVQAKIADALDLIHDAGLPAGILGYGDTAAKRYFDMGFEFVAAAGDAWLMAQQMDRMVRDLKQP from the coding sequence ATGTCTCTTCCCACGCTGCGCCAAACCCTGACCCGCAACAGCCGCAGGGTGGGCTATTGGCTCTCGCTGTGTTCGCCCACAGTTACCGAGATCGCAGCAGGCAGCGGGGCCGACTGGCTGCTGGTGGATATGGAACATGCGCCCAATGATTTAAGCCAGATCAGCGATCATCTGCGTGCAGCGAATGGCGCGCCGAGCGCTGCTGGTGCCGAAGTGGTCGTGCGCCCGCCCGTGGCCGACCAGACCATGACCAAACGTCTGCTGGACATTGGCGTGCGCAACCTGATGTTCCCAATGATCCAGACCGCACAGGACGCCGCCCGCGCTGTGTCATGGACCCGCTATCCCCCGCAGGGCGTGCGCGGTATCTCGGCCACGATCCGCGCCAACAACTATGCGCGGCAGGGTGACTATCTAGCAACCTATGCCGATGCGCTGTGTATCATCGTGCAGGTCGAAACCCCCGAAGCCGTGGACAACATCCCCGCCATCGCCGCCACACAAGGCGTCAACGCGATCTTTATCGGGCCGGGCGATCTGGCGGCGTCGATGGGGCACACGGGCGACACGATGGCATCCGACGTACAGGCCAAGATTGCCGACGCGCTGGACCTGATCCATGATGCCGGCTTGCCTGCGGGCATCCTTGGCTATGGTGATACTGCGGCCAAACGCTATTTCGACATGGGGTTCGAATTTGTCGCCGCTGCGGGTGACGCATGGCTGATGGCACAGCAGATGGACCGCATGGTGCGTGACCTGAAACAGCCCTAG
- a CDS encoding GntR family transcriptional regulator has protein sequence MTALRTATGHSPRPTGSAAARVLDDLRRRIISLELPPGTALLRGDLAAYYDASQTPIRESLQRLEQEGLVKVFPQSRTVVTKIDIPEIYEAHFLRLAVEVEVARQLAQRDSTEVLARADATLRMQEVVRDDPRQLLMFQELDEVFHQTLYEGLGQGNLYAMIQARSGHLNRVRRLDPPDAAKIAYILQGHRTILDAIAQGDADAAAAAVRDHLSRTVSRVETLRDTHRDFFS, from the coding sequence ATGACCGCGCTTCGGACCGCAACGGGTCATAGTCCGCGCCCCACGGGGTCGGCGGCGGCGCGGGTGCTGGACGACTTGCGGCGGCGTATCATCTCGCTTGAGCTGCCGCCGGGCACGGCTTTGCTGCGCGGTGATCTGGCGGCCTATTACGATGCCAGCCAGACGCCGATCCGCGAATCCCTGCAACGACTGGAACAAGAAGGGCTGGTTAAAGTCTTTCCCCAGTCGCGGACCGTGGTCACCAAGATCGACATTCCCGAAATCTACGAGGCGCATTTTCTGCGGCTGGCGGTCGAGGTTGAGGTGGCCCGCCAACTGGCACAGCGCGACAGTACAGAGGTGCTGGCCCGTGCCGATGCCACCCTGCGGATGCAAGAGGTGGTGCGCGACGATCCTCGACAACTGCTGATGTTTCAGGAGTTGGACGAGGTGTTTCACCAGACTTTGTATGAGGGTTTGGGGCAGGGCAATCTGTACGCAATGATACAGGCGCGGTCGGGGCATCTGAACCGCGTGCGCAGGTTGGACCCGCCCGATGCGGCCAAGATCGCCTATATCTTACAGGGTCACCGCACCATTCTGGACGCGATTGCGCAGGGCGACGCCGATGCCGCCGCCGCCGCAGTCCGCGACCACCTAAGCCGTACGGTGTCGCGGGTAGAAACCCTGCGCGACACGCATCGGGATTTCTTCAGCTAG